TAGCCTGCGACAGCGCAATAGCCGGGTCATGAGGCAAGGTTTCGGCTGATGCTGCGGGGCTGGGCGGACCACCGGCGTATGCTCCTGGGGCGGCAAGGGGAAGCGGGTCGGGTTCAGCCGCGTAAACCGTGGCCGCGCCCGGCTGGGCCTCCCACAGGGATTTCAGCCAGTCGAGCTTTTTTATAACGAGGTCGATTCCGGCTGCCGGGGCCGCCTCGCTAAGCCTTATCAGGGCCGCCTCCAGGGCCGTCTTGGGGGAAAGCGACTGGCGCACCAGGGCCTCTTCGCGGAAAAGGCCGTAAAAGAGCCGGTTCAAAAGGGTCTGGTCCGCCCCCCCGGCCTGTTCCGAAAGCCATTTTATCTCGCTTTCGGGCACGGCCACCAGGGCCGCCGGGTTCTTCGCCGCCTTGACCACCAGAAGGTTGCGGAAGTGCTCCACAAGGTCGCCCGCGAGCTTTTTCATGTCGTGGCCGCGAAGGTGAAGGTCCTCCACCACCGCAAGGCACCGGGGGATATCCTTGGCGATTATGGCGGCGGAAAGCTCGAAGAGGCTCCTTACGTCCACCACCCCAAGGATGTCCAGCACGGACTCCTGGGTGACGCCGCCCTCGGAAAAGGCCATGACCTGATCCAGAAGGCTCAGGGCGTCGCGCATACAGCCGCTGCACTCCCTTGCGATGGTCCACAGGGATTCCTCCGGCATGGAAAATGTTTCCAGACCGCACACGCGGGAAAGATGGGCGACTATCTGGGGAAGGGCTATGCGCCGGAAGTCGTGCCGCTGGCAGCGGGAGAGGATGGTGACGGGAATCTTGTGGACCTCGGTGGTGGCCAGGACGAAGATCACGTGGGGGGGCGGCTCCTCCAGGGTCTTTAATAGGGCGTTGAAGGCCCCGGCGGAGAGCATGTGGACTTCGTCTATGATGTAAATCTTGTAGCGCCCGGCTGCGGGCGAGTATTTCACGTTCTCCCTAAGCTCGCGCACCTGGTCCACGGAGTTGTTGGAAGCGCCGTCTATTTCGAAAACGTCCACGGCGTTTCCGGCTGTTATGGAAACGCAGGAGACGCATTTGTTGCAGGGTGTGGGGGTGGGGCCTGTTTCGCAGTTCATGGCCTTGGCGAAAATGCGGGCCACCGTGGTTTTTCCCGTGCCCCTGGGGCCGGAAAAACACAGCGCGTGGGCCACCCGGCCCTGCAGTATGGAATTTTGGAGGGTGCGGGAAACATGTTCCTGACCCACAAGGTCTTCCAGGGTCTGGGGGCGGTACTTGCGGGCGAGGACTACGTAAGCCATGAGGGCTTCTTGAAATCAA
This window of the Deltaproteobacteria bacterium genome carries:
- the dnaX gene encoding DNA polymerase III subunit gamma/tau, with the protein product MAYVVLARKYRPQTLEDLVGQEHVSRTLQNSILQGRVAHALCFSGPRGTGKTTVARIFAKAMNCETGPTPTPCNKCVSCVSITAGNAVDVFEIDGASNNSVDQVRELRENVKYSPAAGRYKIYIIDEVHMLSAGAFNALLKTLEEPPPHVIFVLATTEVHKIPVTILSRCQRHDFRRIALPQIVAHLSRVCGLETFSMPEESLWTIARECSGCMRDALSLLDQVMAFSEGGVTQESVLDILGVVDVRSLFELSAAIIAKDIPRCLAVVEDLHLRGHDMKKLAGDLVEHFRNLLVVKAAKNPAALVAVPESEIKWLSEQAGGADQTLLNRLFYGLFREEALVRQSLSPKTALEAALIRLSEAAPAAGIDLVIKKLDWLKSLWEAQPGAATVYAAEPDPLPLAAPGAYAGGPPSPAASAETLPHDPAIALSQAKPRTAEPPSVFSAPSGAALPEGDPAVMEEADDRADALPEEAEDGRGFREIPESVRRAVRTERPDPPERDEDEARALANHPIIEDVLDIFGSVRPEVVPLKK